One part of the uncultured Bacteroides sp. genome encodes these proteins:
- a CDS encoding ATPase: MILIADSGSTKTDWCLVENGQIVQRILTKGTNPFFQTQEEISQEIEEALLPQVKDCSIESVFFYGAGCAFPEKNEIVRLAIAEHIEAPVEVGSDLLAAARALCGKNSGIACILGTGSNSCFYDGEEIVDNVSPLGYILGDEGSGAVLGRLLVGDCLKNQLSPELKEKFLNQFQLTPAMILENVYKKPFPNRFLAHLSPFLAQNIENPEVHQLVLNSFKSFFVKNVMQYDYLHNKVHFVGSVAVNYKDVLFEAAEELHIQIGTIIKSPMEGLVAYHSN; this comes from the coding sequence ATGATATTAATAGCAGACAGTGGCTCTACCAAGACAGATTGGTGCTTGGTAGAGAACGGACAGATAGTCCAGCGAATCCTGACAAAAGGAACAAATCCCTTCTTTCAGACTCAGGAAGAGATTAGTCAGGAGATTGAGGAGGCATTATTGCCACAGGTTAAAGATTGTAGCATTGAATCAGTGTTTTTTTACGGTGCAGGTTGTGCGTTTCCCGAAAAGAATGAAATAGTTCGCCTTGCTATAGCCGAACACATAGAGGCACCTGTAGAGGTGGGAAGTGATCTTCTTGCTGCAGCCCGTGCTTTGTGTGGAAAGAATTCAGGTATAGCATGTATCTTAGGAACAGGATCGAACTCTTGTTTTTATGATGGAGAAGAGATTGTAGATAATGTCTCACCTCTTGGTTATATTTTGGGAGATGAAGGTAGCGGAGCTGTACTTGGAAGATTGCTGGTTGGTGATTGCTTAAAGAATCAGTTATCGCCCGAACTAAAAGAGAAGTTCCTGAATCAGTTTCAACTAACACCGGCAATGATACTGGAGAATGTTTATAAGAAGCCTTTCCCAAATAGATTTTTGGCTCATTTATCTCCGTTCCTGGCACAGAATATCGAGAACCCGGAAGTTCACCAATTGGTACTGAATAGTTTTAAATCGTTCTTTGTAAAGAATGTAATGCAGTATGATTACCTGCATAATAAAGTCCATTTTGTAGGATCAGTAGCAGTTAATTATAAAGATGTACTTTTTGAAGCTGCAGAGGAACTTCATATTCAGATTGGTACAATTATAAAGAGCCCAATGGAAGGCCTTGTGGCTTATCATTCAAACTAA
- a CDS encoding heparan-alpha-glucosaminide N-acetyltransferase domain-containing protein, whose product MKTNVSQRLLALDILRGITIAGMILVNNPGTWGSIYAPLEHAEWIGLTPTDLVFPFFMFIMGISTYISLRKYNFEFSHSAALKILKRTLVIFAIGLGIGWLSLSFRTYNSLIAENLPFGERLLQSVTNFAHLRILGVMQRLALCYGATSIIAILVKHKYIPVIVLVTLFAYFLLLITGNGFEQSEQNIISVFDQIVLGVDHMYKDTGLAIDPEGLLSTIPSICHVLIGFWCGELLMSVKDNGERIQRLFLVGTVLTFSGLLLSYGCPISKKIWSPTFVLTTCGLASSFLGLLIWIIDIKGYKKWSRFFESFGVNPLFIYVTGAVLSIFTGSILFYFDGKMISLKIYLYKYILQPLLGDYPGSLTFALLFVGVNWMIGYVLYKKKIYIKI is encoded by the coding sequence ATGAAAACAAACGTAAGTCAACGACTGCTGGCATTGGATATACTAAGAGGTATTACCATTGCGGGTATGATTTTGGTTAACAATCCCGGTACATGGGGTTCCATTTATGCACCTCTTGAGCATGCCGAATGGATAGGATTGACTCCTACCGATTTAGTATTTCCATTCTTTATGTTTATAATGGGTATCTCTACTTATATTTCGCTCAGGAAATATAATTTCGAGTTCAGTCATTCAGCTGCTTTGAAGATCTTAAAGCGCACTTTGGTTATTTTTGCTATTGGTCTGGGAATTGGTTGGCTATCCTTATCATTCCGAACATATAATTCATTGATTGCAGAGAATCTACCATTTGGCGAACGCCTTCTGCAGTCGGTTACAAATTTTGCACATCTTCGGATACTTGGAGTAATGCAGCGACTTGCTCTTTGTTATGGTGCAACATCTATTATTGCTATTCTGGTAAAGCATAAATATATACCGGTAATTGTTCTGGTTACTCTTTTTGCCTATTTCCTGTTATTAATTACAGGCAATGGCTTCGAACAAAGTGAACAAAACATTATTTCTGTTTTCGATCAGATTGTTCTGGGTGTGGATCACATGTATAAAGATACTGGTCTGGCTATCGATCCGGAAGGATTGCTTAGCACTATCCCTTCCATTTGCCATGTACTGATAGGATTCTGGTGTGGAGAATTGCTGATGAGCGTAAAAGATAACGGAGAACGCATTCAACGATTGTTTTTGGTTGGTACGGTACTCACATTTTCAGGTTTACTGTTAAGTTATGGCTGCCCTATCAGTAAAAAAATATGGTCACCTACATTTGTTTTGACTACATGCGGATTAGCTTCCAGCTTCCTGGGACTGCTTATTTGGATTATAGATATTAAAGGTTATAAAAAATGGTCACGCTTCTTTGAGTCATTCGGTGTGAATCCTTTATTTATCTATGTAACGGGAGCTGTTCTTTCAATATTTACAGGTAGTATCCTTTTCTACTTTGATGGTAAAATGATTAGTTTGAAAATATACTTATACAAATATATCCTTCAGCCTCTTTTGGGCGATTATCCTGGCTCATTAACTTTTGCATTGTTGTTTGTCGGTGTAAACTGGATGATTGGATATGTATTATACAAAAAGAAAATATATATTAAAATATGA
- a CDS encoding FAD-binding and (Fe-S)-binding domain-containing protein, whose translation MSKNYNSFLEEISAFVPKDRIYTDELRLLAWGTDAGFYRLIPKIVIRSVDEQEISRILLIADSLNLPVTFRAAGTSLSGQSISDSILIVAGKHWEKYTISPDYKTITLQPGLIGERVNQILKPFGRKFAPDPASVKSAMVGGIIMNNASGMNCGTHANSDKMLLSVRIVMADGTILDTGNETSKRDFAKKKPDFVKGIEVLRDKIRNDEKLSERIRYKYSIKNVTGLNILPFVEHDDPFEIITHLMVGSEGTLAFLSEATMKTGYDYPFSASAMLYFKDIKEACRAVVAMKKGPVMGAELLDSKSLSSVNDPTGEGLTAVLTETKAATKQELDDQIKEIETILESFETYTPVHFTDKESEYSKYWNIRSGIFPSVGGTRELGTTTLIEDVAFHIENLPEATAELQALLVKHGYADACIYGHALEGNYHFIINQAFDTDEKVRKYENLMNEVKTLVVDKYDGSLKAEHGTGRNMAPFVKYEWGEAAFEVMKEVKNLFDPKNLINPGVIFNDDPECHIKNFKPLPLTNDHVDKCIECGFCEVNCLTCGFTLSSRQRIVICREISRLRKSGEDNERLAKLEQQYKYLGNQTCAGDGLCSMSCPMNINVGDLTHDIRQEELPVGSLGYKIGDFAANHFQGMKSILRPVLSLANGAHTVLGTKTMSSLTKGIRYVSMNNFPLWTPAMPKAYYPHKITQKSEPLKVVYFPSCLNQMMGTAKETPDATPLVDKTVQLLQKAGYEVIFPKDMDKLCCGTIWESKGMMDIADRKSAELEEELFTATEQGKYPVLCDQSPCLHRMRNVMTKVKLYEPVEFIYTFLKDKLEFTPIDKPVSIHITCSTQKMGLRDQMVALASLCSTKVIVPEEVGCCGFAGDKGFTHPEVNTYALRKLKPQLEKAGVEVGYSNSRTCEIGLTTNSGIPYISIVYLVDQCTTAITK comes from the coding sequence ATGAGTAAGAATTATAATTCTTTCCTTGAAGAGATTTCAGCGTTTGTGCCTAAAGACAGAATCTACACAGATGAACTACGTCTATTAGCATGGGGAACTGATGCTGGCTTTTATCGCCTTATTCCTAAAATAGTAATTCGTTCTGTCGATGAACAGGAAATTTCCAGAATACTTTTAATAGCTGATAGCTTGAATCTGCCTGTTACTTTCAGAGCAGCGGGGACAAGTCTTTCAGGGCAGAGCATAAGCGATTCTATCTTGATTGTTGCAGGCAAACATTGGGAGAAGTATACAATCTCTCCCGATTATAAAACCATAACTCTTCAACCGGGATTAATAGGTGAACGAGTTAATCAGATTCTGAAACCTTTCGGACGAAAGTTTGCTCCTGATCCTGCTTCCGTAAAATCTGCAATGGTGGGAGGTATTATCATGAATAATGCTTCGGGTATGAATTGCGGAACTCATGCAAATAGTGACAAGATGTTGCTTTCTGTAAGAATAGTAATGGCTGATGGTACTATACTTGATACCGGAAATGAAACCAGTAAAAGAGATTTTGCAAAGAAAAAGCCTGATTTTGTTAAAGGCATAGAGGTTTTACGTGATAAAATCAGGAATGATGAAAAGTTGTCGGAAAGAATTCGATATAAATATTCCATTAAGAATGTAACCGGATTGAATATCCTCCCTTTTGTTGAACATGACGATCCTTTTGAAATAATTACTCACCTGATGGTTGGCTCCGAAGGAACATTGGCCTTTCTTTCTGAAGCAACCATGAAAACGGGATATGATTATCCGTTCAGTGCCAGTGCAATGCTTTATTTCAAGGATATAAAAGAGGCATGCCGTGCTGTTGTGGCTATGAAAAAAGGACCGGTAATGGGGGCAGAGTTACTCGATTCAAAGTCGCTCAGTTCTGTGAACGACCCAACAGGAGAGGGGCTAACCGCAGTTCTTACAGAAACGAAGGCTGCTACCAAGCAAGAATTGGATGATCAGATAAAGGAAATTGAGACTATTCTAGAATCTTTTGAAACATATACTCCGGTTCATTTCACTGATAAGGAGAGTGAATATTCCAAGTATTGGAACATTCGTTCCGGAATTTTCCCATCAGTAGGGGGTACCCGTGAATTGGGTACAACAACTTTGATTGAAGATGTAGCTTTCCATATAGAAAACTTACCCGAAGCAACTGCAGAGTTGCAGGCTTTATTGGTAAAACATGGCTATGCAGATGCCTGCATATATGGTCATGCGTTGGAAGGAAACTATCACTTTATTATTAATCAGGCATTTGATACGGATGAAAAGGTTCGTAAATATGAGAACCTGATGAATGAGGTGAAGACTTTAGTAGTCGATAAGTATGACGGATCTTTAAAAGCTGAACACGGTACCGGAAGAAACATGGCACCGTTCGTTAAATACGAATGGGGTGAGGCTGCTTTCGAGGTAATGAAAGAGGTGAAAAATCTGTTCGATCCAAAGAATCTGATTAACCCGGGAGTTATCTTTAATGATGATCCCGAATGCCATATTAAGAATTTCAAACCACTGCCTCTGACTAATGATCATGTTGATAAGTGTATAGAGTGCGGATTCTGTGAAGTTAACTGTCTGACTTGTGGATTTACTCTTTCTTCCAGACAACGTATTGTTATTTGTAGAGAGATTTCCCGCTTGAGAAAATCGGGTGAAGATAATGAACGGTTAGCTAAGCTTGAACAGCAATATAAATATCTTGGTAATCAAACCTGTGCAGGAGACGGACTTTGTTCCATGTCTTGTCCGATGAATATTAATGTGGGAGACCTTACGCATGATATTCGTCAGGAAGAATTGCCGGTGGGAAGTCTGGGATATAAGATTGGCGATTTCGCGGCCAACCATTTCCAGGGGATGAAAAGTATACTCCGTCCGGTGCTTAGTCTGGCTAATGGAGCTCATACTGTCTTGGGCACCAAAACAATGTCTTCTCTTACAAAAGGCATTCGCTATGTATCAATGAATAACTTCCCACTGTGGACTCCTGCAATGCCTAAAGCTTATTATCCGCATAAAATTACTCAAAAGAGTGAACCGTTGAAGGTAGTTTATTTTCCAAGCTGTCTTAACCAGATGATGGGAACAGCAAAAGAGACTCCGGATGCTACTCCATTAGTGGATAAAACAGTTCAGCTTCTCCAAAAAGCGGGTTATGAAGTAATATTCCCTAAAGATATGGATAAACTTTGTTGCGGAACTATCTGGGAAAGTAAAGGAATGATGGATATTGCAGATCGCAAATCTGCCGAACTTGAAGAGGAGCTGTTTACTGCCACTGAGCAAGGTAAATATCCGGTGCTTTGTGATCAGAGTCCTTGTTTGCACCGTATGCGAAATGTGATGACGAAAGTTAAGCTATACGAACCAGTGGAATTTATCTACACTTTCCTGAAAGATAAGTTAGAATTCACACCGATAGATAAACCTGTTTCCATCCATATAACCTGTTCTACTCAAAAAATGGGATTGCGTGATCAGATGGTAGCTTTGGCCAGTCTTTGTTCAACAAAGGTAATTGTTCCCGAGGAGGTAGGATGTTGCGGGTTTGCTGGTGACAAAGGCTTTACCCATCCTGAGGTAAATACCTATGCTCTCCGAAAATTGAAGCCTCAATTAGAGAAGGCCGGAGTAGAAGTGGGATATTCAAACAGTCGCACTTGTGAAATTGGCCTGACAACTAATTCGGGAATTCCTTATATTTCCATTGTATATCTTGTAGATCAGTGTACTACAGCAATAACAAAATAA
- a CDS encoding DUF1343 domain-containing protein codes for MKLKYLFTLSLVGLFAVNVSAQKIRIKTGIEVLKEQNFKILEGKRVGLITNPTGVDNDLKSTIDILHEAKNVKLVALFGPEHGVRGDVHAGDHVDNSNDPSTGVPVYSLYGKTRKATPDMLKDIDVLVYDIQDIGCRSFTYISSMGLAMEAAAENNIEFVVLDRPNPVNGLKIEGNLVEDGYYSFVSQFKIPYVYGLTCGELAMMLNNENMLKKQCKLHVVKMKGWKRKMDYTQTGLQWVPASPHIPHAHSAEFYPVSGILGELGYMSIGVGYTIPFQMFAAEWIKADEFAAKMNSLNLPGIKFRPIHLNPFYAVGQGKNLQGVQVHITDYKKAALSEIQFYIMQEVAELYPDKAVFNNADNKRFNMFDKVSGSDQIRLRFAKNNRFEDIKDYWYKDVESFKKLSKKYYLYK; via the coding sequence ATGAAACTTAAATATTTATTTACTTTGTCCCTTGTAGGATTATTTGCTGTCAATGTATCCGCCCAGAAAATAAGAATTAAAACAGGTATTGAAGTTTTGAAAGAACAGAACTTTAAAATATTGGAAGGTAAACGTGTTGGGTTAATCACTAATCCAACGGGGGTAGACAATGATTTGAAGTCGACAATTGATATTCTTCATGAAGCAAAGAATGTAAAGCTTGTAGCTCTTTTTGGTCCTGAACATGGAGTTCGCGGAGATGTGCATGCCGGTGATCATGTTGATAATTCCAACGACCCTTCAACCGGAGTGCCTGTTTACTCATTATATGGCAAGACACGTAAGGCCACACCCGACATGTTGAAAGATATAGATGTGTTGGTGTATGACATTCAGGATATAGGTTGCCGCTCATTTACTTATATAAGTTCTATGGGGCTTGCAATGGAAGCAGCTGCCGAAAATAATATTGAGTTTGTGGTGCTTGATCGCCCAAATCCGGTGAATGGTCTTAAGATAGAAGGCAATTTAGTTGAAGATGGTTATTACTCTTTTGTGAGTCAATTCAAGATTCCGTATGTTTATGGATTAACTTGTGGTGAACTTGCCATGATGCTTAATAATGAGAATATGCTGAAAAAGCAATGCAAACTGCATGTTGTAAAAATGAAAGGCTGGAAACGTAAGATGGATTATACCCAAACCGGTTTACAATGGGTTCCTGCTTCGCCTCATATTCCTCATGCTCATTCTGCCGAATTCTATCCTGTATCAGGAATCCTTGGTGAACTGGGATATATGTCTATTGGGGTGGGATATACCATTCCTTTCCAGATGTTTGCGGCCGAATGGATAAAAGCGGATGAGTTTGCAGCAAAAATGAATAGCCTGAATCTACCGGGAATTAAATTCAGACCTATACACCTGAATCCATTCTATGCAGTGGGACAGGGCAAAAATCTTCAGGGCGTGCAGGTGCATATTACTGATTATAAGAAAGCTGCTCTTTCTGAAATTCAGTTCTATATAATGCAGGAAGTTGCAGAATTATATCCTGATAAAGCGGTATTTAATAATGCAGATAACAAACGATTCAATATGTTCGATAAAGTCAGTGGTAGCGATCAGATTCGTTTGCGTTTTGCAAAGAATAACCGATTTGAGGATATTAAAGATTATTGGTATAAAGATGTAGAGAGCTTTAAGAAGCTTTCAAAAAAATATTATTTGTATAAGTAA